The segment CCGCCCCCACCCGGCTCGTCGAATCTCTGGACGAGGCCTTCCCGCTCCACTCCATCCCCGAGAACGGCGTCCCGCACGAACTCGTCACCGACCTGGGAGAGATGGGGCAGATCTTTGACCGTACTCTCGACGAGGCGGCAGGCCTGCGCACCCTGCCCGCGGGCCCCGCAGCCGACCTGTCGGGCATCGCGGGGGCCATGGACCTTCTGCGGGTGGCGCCGGACTCCCACGCCTTCCAGACACTGGACCTGCCCCGCGTCCAGCAGCTCACCGCGCAGGCCGCCGACTCGCTGAACAGGATGGGCCTGAGCCCGGATCTGCTCAACGACCAGCTGCGGCAGATGACCGCCCAGGCCCGGACGGCGCTGCGGCAGGACGCCGTCACCACCCTGCGCGACTACCTCGACCTGCCCCTGCCCACCCGCCTGGACGACCTCCAGTCCGTAGCGGGCGGGGCTCCGGGCCGCGTGATCGGCGACTTCACCGTCACTCCCACCCCGCACGGCGGGCCCGGCGGCAGCCGTTACACCGTCCTCCACAACCCGACGGACCTGACCACGGGCTTCGGCCCGAACCGCGAACTGCTCTACCAGGAGGTGCGGCTCAGCGGTGGCCCGGAGGGACTGGGCGGACTGAAGCTCGGGTTCACCGGCCACTCGGCCGAGTTCGTGGGCCCGCGCCCCGCCGACCACCTCTTCACCGTCGACATCGCCCCGCGCGGCGGCTTCACCGTCACCGACGTCCACGGCGCGAGCTGGCACTACGGAACCGAGGGCGTGCTCGCCCTGCGGGATGTGCGGCTCCCCGGCGGCCGGGGCGTCTTCCGCTTCGACGCGGGCGCCCCCGGCGGCGTACCGCATCTCCTGGACACGGCGGGCAGTCCGCTGCCCGCCGTGCGCGCGGAGTTCCTGGACGACGGCCGGATCGCCGTCATCCCCACCGGAAAGGGCGCCCACCCGCTGGAGCGGACGGTGTTCGACCCGTCCGGCACGCTGCTGGACGAGACCATCGCCATCCGTGGCGCGGGCGGCAGGCCCGCCGGCGAGTTCTGGCGGATCGACCATGTCGCCGGCACCGCCGTCCGCACCGATTCCGCCGGCACCGAGCTTCCCGGCCGCTTCGGCAGCGTCACGGTGGGGAAGTCCGGCACCGGGCAGTTCAGGCTGACCACCGTGGGCAAGGTGACCGTCTTCGAGCGTGAAGTGCTCAGGAACGGCAACACCGTCCACATCGACCTCGACCGCTTCGGCCGCGCCCGCTGGACCGAGTTCGACAGTGCCGGCGGCCGGTTCCGGCAGGGCGAGCGGATCGGGGACGCGGACCAGCGCACCTTCCACGACGTGCCGGGCGGCACCTGGCTCCGCCTCAACACCACCGACGTCAGGACGTACACCCGCGCCGCCGACGGTGGTCTCGTCCGCGCGGAGAAGGGCGCCGACGGCCACTGGACCTGGCAGCGGTTCGACAAGGACGGCGCCGAGGCGCTGTCCGGCACGCGCCACTGGAGCCTGAACCACGTCGCTTTCAATGACACCTTCACCGACCCGGTCACCGGTCTGGAGACGGTGGCCCAGCACCGGGCCCAGACCTGGCCCTTCGGCGGCCTGCACGGCTCCCGGATGTACACCGAACATGCGGTGGTGCCGGGCGAGTTCCCCGCCGGAGGACGGATCGACCCCGGCGCGCACACCGGCATCGGCCCGGCGAACGCCCAGATCCAGAGCCTGGAGGCGCTGTCTGACGGCGGCAGCCTGCTCGTCGAGCGGTTCGCCGACATGCGGCCCCCCGCCTTCCTCTGGAAGAGCGCGGCGGGCCGCAACCCCTTCGACGGTTTCTTCCGCGACCTGTTCGCGGGCGACTCCCTGCACCGCGTCAGCCACTGGACGCAGATTGCCGCCGACGGCACCAAGATGACCGGCGTCCGGCTCAACCCGTCGGGCTCCAACTGGGTCGACATCGACCGGTTCGGCCGCGTCGTCCGCGAGACCCGCAAGCTGGACAACGGCAACGTCATCGAGGTCGGCCGCAGCCTGGAGGACCCCACGCGCTGGGCGCCCGTCCCCGGGTACCGCAAGGGCGGCTCGTACGAGCTGTCCTGGCGGGACACCACGGGCGACGTCCAGGGCACCCGGCATGTCGACGGCTACGGACGCTGGAGGGACCTGTTCACCGACGACCAGGGCGTCGAGCGGGTCCGGCTGCGCAGCGAGGGCACCGGAACCCGCGAGTACGTCCTCGACGCGCCGTCCACCGCCGACCTCGCCCTGCACGACAGCACCGGCCTGTGGGTCGACAAGAACTCCCTGCTGCACATCACCGGCCGCCGTGACCTCATCGGCGGCCGGATCGTCGAGTCCTCCGGCAGCCCCTACCGGACCAGCTGGCACTGGAAGGCGTACGACCCGGCCGAACCAGGCACCGTGGTGGCCGAGGGCGTGCGCAAGCAGAACCGCGGCTCCTTCTACTCCATGACCTGGGACGACTCGTTCGTCGACCTCGACCGGCTCGGCAATCCGGTGCGCGAGCGCAACGCCACCGACACCGCGAGCTCCTGGGTCGACGCCGTCAAGCAGCCCGACGGCGGCTGGACATGGACGAGGACCGCCGCCGACGGCACGGTCCACTCCGAGGGCGTCCGGGTCTACGACGACCCCGCCCGGGGCCGCTGGCGCGACCTGGTCAACGACCAGGTGGTCAGGCGGCGGGACGGCGGCCGGGTCCGCGAGTACCAGTACGAAGTCACCGCGTACGAGCCCCCGGCCCCGGCGGCGGCGCTCCCCGGCGAGGCCGGCGGCAGGGTCACCATGTTCGACCTGCTCGCGCAGTCCGCCCGCCACTTCGAGCCGCCCAACACCGTCCGCGTCGACCCGCGGGTCTGGAAGGAGTACGACCTCGGCAAGGTCTTCCGCGAGCGGACCGCCGTGCCCGGCATGCCCGGCCGGTTCCGCGAGACCGACAAGCAGTGGGGCCAGTGGCGGGAGTTCCAGGACGGGCACCTGGTCGAGCAGCGCACCTTCACTGGACGGGTCTGGAAGACCGACCCGTTCGGCCGCTGGGGCACCTCGGGCCCGGCCTCGATTCCCGAGTACCTGGCCGGGGCCCTGCCCCCGGTGCGCGGTGAGGTCGGCCTGACCGGCGACCGGGCCTGGCAGCTGACCGGCCGGGAGACCGACTTCCGCGGCCACGACATCGAGGCGCTGGGCCTGCTGCGCGAGGTCCAGGACCCCTGGCACGCGGTGTTCACCGGCGTCAGGGCGGGCGAGTCGACCGAGATGCCGGTGTGGGCACGCGAGCTGCGCAACCTCGCGACCACGTTCACCACCGGCTTCGTGACCGACTTCACCGCGGGCCTGGTCGTCACCGCCATCACCCAGAACGGCGATGTCAGCCCGCTCGACGTCTACAAGGCGCTGCTGAACGGCACCGTCGGCGGCACCTTCAGCGGCGGGCTCAACCTGCTCTACAACCGCACCCCGCTGGGCTACTTCAAGACCAGCATGGGCGCCCGGGACTGGGGCGCGCACCCCAAGCAGTCCATGGCCGGCAACACCGACGACTGGGCCACCGACTGGGCCGCCCAGGAGAAGCCCACCCGCTGGCGCAACGCCACCTACGCCAACACCGTCGGCCTGGCCACCGGAGCCCTCAGCGGCTTCGTCAGCAACGCCATCAGCGCCGCCGTCTTCGGGGTCAACGGCAACGAGGTCAAGGGCGCCGACGCGCTGCTGGCCGGCGGCTGGGGCGCGGCCTCCTCCCTCTTCAGCGGGGTGGGCACCGGAATGGCGAGGAGCATCTTCCACACGACCACCGGCGCCCGCGTCTTCCACAAGGGCGGCGTCGGCGACCTGGGGCTGACCTGGTCCGAGTCGTTCCTGACCCGGTACATCAACTACTGGATCACCCAGCAGGGCGGCTCCGGCCTGCCCAGCCCCGGCCGGGCGTTCCCGGCTCCGGCTCCGGCCACTCCTTCTACTACCGCCACCGATCAGCAGGAGCTCCCGTGACCCCCACCGTGCACCGGGTTGCCCCCAAGGGCCGCGGCGCCCACCGCAGCATCACCGCCGCCCTGCGCGCCGCCTCCGACGGCGACGAGATCCGGATCGCCCCCGGCGAGTACGTCGAGCTGCTGGTCCTCGACCGTGCCGTACGCCTCCTCCCCGAGGACGGCTCGGCGGCGCACGCCGTACGCATCCTGGCGGCGGCCCCCGGGCGGCCCGTGCTGGAGGTCACCGCCACCGGCGTCCACGTCGGCGGCATCGCCCTGACCGGTCAGGACCCCGGCCTTCCGGCCGTGCTGGCCGCCGCCGGCAGCCTGGAGCTGTCGCTGTGCGAAATCTCCGGCGGCCGGGTCGAGGCGCGCGGCGACGCCTGCCTCACCCTGACGGACTGCCGGATCTCCGGGGCCGAACTGGCCGCCGTGCACGTCAACACCACCGGCACGGCCCGGCTGACCCGGGTCGTGGTCGAGGACATCGACGGCACCGGCGTCGTCATCGGCTCCACGGCGGCCGCCGAGGCCGACGCCCTCACTGCACGCAGGGTCACCGGTTCCGGCGTACGCGTACGGGGCCGGGCCAGGGCCATCCTGCGGGAGTGCCGGATCAGCGGCCCCGGCCGCAGCGGGCTGCTGGTGGAGGACGAAGCGTCGGTGACCCTCCAGGAGTGCCGGCTGACGGAGACGGGCACCGAGGGCGTACGCGTCCTGGGCAGTTCGCAGCGGCCCGTCGGAGGAGTGGTGCTCCAGGACTGCGAGGTGCTGCGGGCCGGCGCGGACGCGGTGGCCGTCTCGGGCACCGGTGACGTACTGCTGCTCAACTGCCGGCTGCGGGACGGCTCCGGCCCCGGGGCGACCGCCGAGGGCGAGAGCCGGGCCGAGCTGGTGAACTGCCAGGTGGACCGGCCCGGCGGCTCGGGCCTGGTGGCGCGGGGCAGCGCCCGGCTGGCCGCGGAGGGCACGTCGGTGACCGGCAGCCGGGCCAACGGGCTGCTGGCGGGCGGCGGTTCCCGCGTGAAGCTGGCCACGAGCGACGTCGGGGACTGCGCGTTCAGCGCGGTGCACGCCTGCGACGACTCCCGGGTGACGCTCACCTCCTGCCGTATCGGCGACACCCCGGAACACGGGGTCCGGGCCACCGACCGGGCCGAACTCACCGTCGAGGGCGGCCGGATCACCGACTGCGGGTTGTCCGGCCTCCAGATCGACGCCGCGGCCGCGGCCCGGGTGCGCGGGCTGTCGGTCGTGCGCGGCCGGACCGGGATCAACGCCGAGTCCACCGGGACCGTCGTCCTGGAGGAGTGCGACATCACCGACGCCGAGCGGGCCGGGATCTCCTGCGGGACGGAGTCGGCCGCGGTCCTGCGGGACTGCCGGATCACCGGCACCGGCACGGCGGGGCTGGTGGTCGGTGAACGCGCGACCCCCAGCATCGAGGGCTGCACGGTCCGCGACACCGCCGGCTCCGGGATGGTCGTGGGACCGGAGGCCGAGCCCCGGGTCCGGGCCGTCACCGTGGCCCGTAGCGGCAAGAACAGCCTGTTCGTCGGTGAGAAGGCCCGCGGCACCTTCGAGGACTGCGTCTTCGCCGGGGCGGGCAGCGCGGGCGCGGCGTTCCCGGCGGTGCATGTGTCGGCCGCCGCCGCCCCGGTGCTGCGCGGC is part of the Streptomyces sp. NBC_01262 genome and harbors:
- a CDS encoding right-handed parallel beta-helix repeat-containing protein, producing the protein MTPTVHRVAPKGRGAHRSITAALRAASDGDEIRIAPGEYVELLVLDRAVRLLPEDGSAAHAVRILAAAPGRPVLEVTATGVHVGGIALTGQDPGLPAVLAAAGSLELSLCEISGGRVEARGDACLTLTDCRISGAELAAVHVNTTGTARLTRVVVEDIDGTGVVIGSTAAAEADALTARRVTGSGVRVRGRARAILRECRISGPGRSGLLVEDEASVTLQECRLTETGTEGVRVLGSSQRPVGGVVLQDCEVLRAGADAVAVSGTGDVLLLNCRLRDGSGPGATAEGESRAELVNCQVDRPGGSGLVARGSARLAAEGTSVTGSRANGLLAGGGSRVKLATSDVGDCAFSAVHACDDSRVTLTSCRIGDTPEHGVRATDRAELTVEGGRITDCGLSGLQIDAAAAARVRGLSVVRGRTGINAESTGTVVLEECDITDAERAGISCGTESAAVLRDCRITGTGTAGLVVGERATPSIEGCTVRDTAGSGMVVGPEAEPRVRAVTVARSGKNSLFVGEKARGTFEDCVFAGAGSAGAAFPAVHVSAAAAPVLRGCLVRDTEDDVALEKGARAVFDDCLARDVKNPALPTGPAQALPSASAGPGAGTGTSARETEAPSEDTLDDLLAELGGLAGLDRVKHDVSSLVKLMRTVRRREEMGLAPPPLSRHLVFAGNPGTGKTTVARLYGRILAAVGLLERGHLVEADRSALVGEYVGHTGPKTSRVFQQARGGVLFIDEAYSLTQYAGTNDFGQEAIATLVKLMEDHRDDVVVIVAGYPKEMEVFVRSNPGLASRFNRTLVFEDYSTAELVSILEHQAAQHQYELTPPAREALSAHFDTTPKARGFGNGRAARQLFQAMTERQAYRVAELSDSTESDLITLKPEDLP